The proteins below are encoded in one region of Streptomyces roseirectus:
- a CDS encoding PucR family transcriptional regulator — translation MYEKGSPVAQNVPVTPDYQDLVDEISALLGAPATLESRDFELIAFGVYDSEDELDASALDPVRARSILTRRSTTAVRAWFEGFGITRATGPVRIPPTPEAGVYRGRICLPVRHRGVVLGYVWLLDSGSLAGSPDDARLAAAMEVTERIGVLLGDEARHGADLSRELRAVLTAGGGWQRDMAVAELRTGLGARAEGAYAVVCVAPWGGEAPSARTVAGALALCETGGSLAVLVRPRPGTDAGARLLELAGAGAVAGVSSVRDGLDALAASWTEASAAARAAHAEPRLGPVAEWERIGAYRLLTSLTGARDPAVAPLLAPAHRELARTAEVYLDCAGQAGRAAAALGIHRQTLYYRLSRVEQLTGLDLDDGEDRLLLHMVLKGARL, via the coding sequence ATGTATGAAAAGGGGTCTCCGGTGGCGCAGAATGTCCCGGTGACCCCGGATTATCAGGACCTCGTGGACGAGATCTCCGCCCTCCTCGGCGCCCCCGCGACCCTGGAGAGCCGCGACTTCGAGCTGATCGCGTTCGGGGTGTACGACAGCGAGGACGAGCTGGACGCGTCCGCGCTCGACCCCGTCCGCGCGCGCTCGATCCTCACCCGGCGCTCGACGACGGCCGTGCGCGCCTGGTTCGAGGGGTTCGGGATCACGCGGGCGACGGGTCCGGTGCGGATCCCGCCGACGCCGGAGGCGGGGGTGTACCGGGGGCGGATCTGTCTGCCGGTGCGCCATCGGGGGGTGGTGCTGGGGTACGTCTGGCTCCTCGACTCCGGGTCCCTGGCCGGGTCGCCCGACGACGCCCGGCTGGCCGCGGCCATGGAGGTGACGGAGCGGATCGGGGTGCTCCTCGGGGACGAGGCGCGGCACGGGGCGGACCTCAGCCGGGAGCTGCGGGCCGTGCTGACCGCCGGGGGCGGGTGGCAGCGGGACATGGCCGTCGCCGAGCTGCGGACGGGCCTGGGGGCGCGCGCGGAGGGGGCGTACGCGGTGGTGTGCGTGGCGCCCTGGGGCGGGGAGGCGCCGTCGGCGCGGACGGTGGCGGGGGCGCTGGCGCTGTGCGAGACGGGCGGCTCCCTCGCCGTGCTCGTCCGGCCCCGGCCCGGCACGGACGCCGGGGCGCGGCTGCTGGAGCTGGCCGGGGCGGGCGCCGTCGCCGGCGTCTCCTCGGTCCGGGACGGGCTCGACGCGCTCGCGGCGTCCTGGACGGAGGCGTCGGCCGCCGCGCGGGCCGCGCACGCCGAACCCCGGCTCGGGCCGGTCGCGGAGTGGGAGCGGATCGGGGCGTACCGGCTGCTGACGTCGCTGACGGGCGCGCGGGATCCCGCCGTCGCACCTCTTCTCGCCCCCGCGCACCGGGAGTTGGCGCGGACCGCCGAGGTGTACCTGGACTGCGCGGGGCAGGCGGGGCGGGCGGCGGCGGCGCTGGGGATCCACCGGCAGACGTTGTACTACCGGCTGTCGCGGGTCGAGCAGTTGACGGGGCTCGATCTGGACGACGGTGAGGACCGGTTGTTGCTGCACATGGTGTTGAAGGGGGCGCGGTTGTAG
- a CDS encoding ABC transporter permease subunit, translated as MKRFVFVDRVRVSPAALTRALGLLAVVAAVGLLPWLSGNDPALTVLRARSAEQEPTKEALDSIRRDLGLDSGPLSLLGSWGGDLLRGDLGTSWVSGTDVLPSVTAGLQVSLALMGAALAVAVLLGALLVAPVLVRGRGSAGAGAAMLAAVPEFLLATVVLLVFGVWLRRLPTSGWEGPVHLVLPAVALGVPAGGLLGRLVADALPSVLDERWVELWRGAGVSRARIAGAALRRVLPPLVPQFGMAAVGLTGGAVAVETVFAVPGIGRTALGAAKSQDLPLLQGAVLALLLLGLVIGAASAVLRRRLLGPALRDASLALPPPRPVRVPVAVPLSLFALLAVTIGWGLLRDPYAVHTNERLDAPSWGHPLGTDGLGRDVLARLGHGAAATVGTAAAVCLLGLLVGLALGFLPGVASGAADIANALPPVIMGILVAAVTGPGTGGAGLAVALLSWPALAAHTAALVQEVRASAFLTAQRAIGAPPLWILTRHVLPTVAAPVARHALLRLPGIALALASLGFLGLGAQPPSPEWGLLLDESRAYVERAPWAALAPAVALAVLAGLAVSGAAFVEGRERKVKGEVSLAA; from the coding sequence GTGAAGCGGTTCGTCTTCGTGGACCGGGTCCGGGTCTCCCCCGCCGCGCTGACCCGCGCCCTCGGGCTCCTCGCCGTCGTCGCCGCCGTCGGGCTGCTGCCCTGGCTCTCCGGGAACGACCCCGCGCTGACCGTCCTGCGGGCGCGGTCCGCCGAGCAGGAGCCGACGAAGGAGGCGCTGGATTCGATCCGGCGCGACCTCGGGCTGGACTCCGGTCCCCTCTCCCTGCTGGGGAGTTGGGGCGGGGACCTGCTGCGCGGGGACCTCGGGACGTCGTGGGTGTCCGGCACGGACGTCCTGCCCTCGGTGACCGCCGGGCTCCAGGTGTCGCTCGCGCTGATGGGCGCGGCGCTCGCCGTCGCCGTGCTGCTCGGCGCGCTGCTCGTGGCGCCGGTGCTGGTGCGGGGGCGGGGGTCGGCCGGGGCCGGGGCGGCGATGCTGGCCGCCGTGCCCGAATTCCTGCTGGCGACCGTGGTGTTGCTGGTGTTCGGGGTGTGGCTGCGCCGGCTGCCGACGTCCGGCTGGGAGGGGCCCGTCCACCTGGTGCTGCCCGCCGTCGCGCTCGGCGTGCCGGCCGGCGGGTTGCTCGGGCGGCTCGTCGCGGACGCGCTGCCGTCCGTGCTCGACGAACGCTGGGTCGAGCTGTGGCGGGGGGCCGGGGTGAGCCGGGCGCGGATCGCCGGGGCGGCGCTTCGGCGCGTACTGCCGCCGCTGGTACCGCAGTTCGGGATGGCCGCCGTCGGTCTCACCGGGGGCGCCGTCGCCGTCGAGACCGTCTTCGCGGTGCCCGGCATCGGGCGGACGGCGCTCGGCGCGGCCAAGTCGCAGGACCTGCCGCTGCTTCAGGGGGCGGTGCTGGCGCTGCTGCTGCTCGGGCTCGTGATCGGGGCGGCGTCGGCGGTGCTGCGGCGCCGGCTGCTGGGGCCCGCTCTGCGGGACGCGTCGCTGGCCCTGCCGCCGCCGCGTCCGGTGCGGGTGCCCGTCGCCGTGCCGCTGTCCCTGTTCGCGCTGCTCGCGGTGACCATCGGGTGGGGGCTGCTGCGGGACCCCTACGCCGTGCACACGAACGAGCGTCTTGACGCGCCGAGTTGGGGGCATCCGCTGGGGACCGACGGGCTGGGGCGCGATGTGCTGGCCCGCCTCGGGCACGGGGCGGCGGCGACGGTCGGGACGGCCGCGGCCGTCTGTCTGCTGGGGCTGCTCGTCGGGCTCGCCCTGGGGTTCCTGCCGGGGGTCGCCTCCGGGGCGGCCGACATCGCCAACGCGTTGCCGCCGGTCATCATGGGCATCCTGGTCGCCGCCGTGACCGGGCCCGGCACGGGCGGCGCCGGGCTCGCGGTCGCCCTGCTCTCCTGGCCCGCGCTCGCCGCGCACACGGCCGCGCTGGTCCAGGAGGTCCGGGCGTCGGCGTTCCTGACGGCCCAACGGGCCATCGGGGCACCGCCGTTGTGGATCCTGACCCGGCACGTGCTGCCCACGGTCGCGGCGCCGGTCGCCCGGCACGCGCTGCTGCGGCTGCCCGGGATCGCGCTCGCGCTGGCGTCCCTCGGGTTCCTGGGGCTCGGCGCGCAACCTCCCTCCCCCGAGTGGGGGTTGCTGCTCGACGAGTCGCGGGCTTACGTGGAGCGTGCGCCCTGGGCGGCGCTGGCGCCCGCCGTGGCACTGGCGGTGCTGGCCGGGCTCGCGGTGTCGGGAGCGGCGTTCGTGGAGGGGCGGGAGCGGAAGGTCAAGGGGGAGGTTTCTCTTGCTGCGTGA
- a CDS encoding 3-isopropylmalate dehydrogenase, with translation MSRSIDLAVIPGDGIGQEVVAEGLKVLSAVLPEDVKLETTEYDFGAKRYHATGETLTDADADALKAHDAILLGAIGDPSVPSGVLERGFLLKLRFLFDHHVNLRPSKLLPGVATPLAGQPEIDFIVVREGTEGPYTGNGGTIRKGTPHEVATEVSVNTAYGVERVVRDAFARAQARPRKKLTLVHKNNVLAFAGHLWTNVFNKVAEEYPEVTTDYIHVDAATIYLVTDPARFDVIVTDNLFGDIITDLAAAVSGGIGVAASGNINPSGEFPSMFEPVHGSAPDIAGQGKADPTATVLSVALLLRHLGYETEAARVEAAVTADLTERASLPARSTSEIGDALVVRVAG, from the coding sequence ATGTCTCGCAGCATCGATCTCGCAGTGATCCCCGGTGACGGCATCGGGCAGGAAGTCGTGGCCGAGGGCCTCAAGGTCCTCTCCGCCGTCCTCCCCGAGGACGTGAAGCTGGAGACGACCGAGTACGACTTCGGCGCCAAGCGCTACCACGCGACCGGCGAAACCCTCACGGACGCCGACGCCGACGCCCTCAAGGCCCACGACGCGATCCTGCTCGGCGCGATCGGCGACCCGTCGGTGCCGTCCGGCGTCCTGGAGCGCGGGTTCCTGCTCAAGCTCCGCTTCCTCTTCGACCACCACGTCAACCTGCGCCCGTCGAAGCTGCTCCCCGGCGTCGCGACCCCCCTCGCCGGCCAGCCGGAGATCGACTTCATCGTCGTCCGCGAAGGCACCGAGGGCCCGTACACGGGCAACGGCGGCACGATCCGCAAGGGCACGCCCCACGAGGTCGCCACCGAGGTCTCCGTCAACACGGCGTACGGCGTCGAGCGGGTCGTCCGCGACGCGTTCGCCCGCGCGCAGGCCCGTCCGCGCAAGAAGCTCACGCTGGTCCACAAGAACAACGTGCTGGCCTTCGCCGGACACCTGTGGACGAACGTCTTCAACAAGGTGGCCGAGGAGTACCCCGAGGTCACCACCGACTACATCCACGTCGACGCGGCGACGATCTACCTCGTCACCGACCCCGCCCGGTTCGACGTCATCGTCACCGACAACCTCTTCGGCGACATCATCACCGACCTCGCCGCGGCCGTCTCCGGCGGCATCGGCGTCGCCGCCAGCGGGAACATCAACCCGTCCGGCGAGTTCCCGTCGATGTTCGAGCCCGTCCACGGCTCGGCCCCCGACATCGCCGGCCAGGGCAAGGCCGACCCCACCGCCACGGTCCTCTCCGTCGCCCTGCTCCTGCGCCACCTCGGCTACGAGACCGAGGCGGCCCGCGTCGAGGCGGCCGTCACGGCCGACCTCACGGAGCGCGCGAGCCTCCCGGCGCGGTCGACCTCCGAGATCGGCGACGCCCTCGTCGTACGCGTAGCCGGATAG
- a CDS encoding branched-chain amino acid aminotransferase, with the protein MTTPTIELKPSAGPLAAAEREAILKNPGFGRHFTDHMVTIKWTEGRGWHDAQLVPYGPISLDPSTAVLHYGQEIFEGLKAYRQADGSVAVFRPEANARRFRNSARRMAMAELPDDLFIAALDALLAQDADWVPPHGGEESLYLRPFMFATEAALGVHPANEYLFMLIASPSGAYFEGGVKPVKIWIAEDHVRAVPGGTGDAKTGGNYAASLLPQAEAAAHGCAQVVYLDAVTRTKVEESGSMNVAFVYGDRIITPELTGSILEGITRDSLLQVANDLGYTAEEGVITLDQWRADAASGALTEVFACGTAAVVTPIGSAKTKTDEWTHGNGTPGPVTLRLREALLGIQRGVAEDKHGWMHKIEG; encoded by the coding sequence ATGACGACGCCCACGATCGAGCTCAAGCCATCCGCCGGCCCGCTGGCCGCCGCCGAGCGCGAGGCCATCCTGAAGAACCCCGGGTTCGGGCGGCACTTCACCGACCACATGGTGACGATCAAGTGGACCGAGGGCCGCGGCTGGCACGACGCCCAGCTCGTCCCGTACGGCCCCATCTCCCTCGACCCCTCCACCGCCGTCCTCCACTACGGCCAGGAGATCTTCGAGGGCCTGAAGGCGTACCGCCAGGCGGACGGCTCCGTCGCCGTCTTCCGCCCCGAGGCCAACGCGCGCCGCTTCCGCAACTCCGCGCGGCGGATGGCCATGGCGGAACTCCCGGACGACCTCTTCATCGCGGCGCTGGACGCGCTGCTCGCCCAGGACGCGGACTGGGTGCCCCCGCACGGCGGCGAGGAATCCCTCTACCTGCGCCCCTTCATGTTCGCCACGGAGGCCGCGCTCGGCGTCCACCCGGCCAACGAATACCTCTTCATGCTCATCGCCTCGCCCTCCGGCGCCTACTTCGAGGGCGGCGTCAAGCCCGTCAAGATCTGGATCGCCGAAGACCACGTCCGCGCGGTCCCCGGTGGCACGGGTGACGCGAAGACCGGCGGCAACTACGCGGCCTCCCTCCTCCCCCAGGCCGAGGCCGCCGCGCACGGCTGCGCCCAGGTCGTCTACCTCGACGCGGTCACCCGCACCAAGGTCGAGGAGTCCGGCTCCATGAACGTCGCCTTCGTCTACGGCGACCGCATCATCACCCCCGAACTCACCGGCTCCATCCTGGAGGGCATCACCCGAGACTCCCTCCTCCAGGTCGCGAACGACCTCGGCTACACGGCCGAAGAAGGCGTCATCACCCTCGACCAGTGGCGCGCGGACGCCGCCTCCGGCGCCCTGACCGAGGTCTTCGCCTGCGGCACCGCAGCAGTCGTCACCCCCATCGGCTCCGCCAAAACAAAGACGGACGAGTGGACCCACGGCAACGGCACCCCGGGCCCGGTCACCCTCCGCCTCCGCGAGGCCCTGCTCGGCATCCAGCGGGGCGTGGCCGAGGACAAGCACGGCTGGATGCACAAGATCGAGGGCTGA
- a CDS encoding HAD family hydrolase: MNAVLFDLGDVLFCDPWETLLLTEHAGLADRLGLDRDQVAETGRKLWHRFSLRETDEQDYWKALSRRLRLPVSPFLIRELEETLLVANPAAETMLSAAATHRVGIVSNNTTFWYAKQSGRLRLDKWIDPELVFLSCREGVSKGTPGQGLFERAAQHLDPATTLVVEDRPRNLARAHAAGFRTLAYSFSATSGALPPEVLENIRG; encoded by the coding sequence ATGAACGCAGTCCTCTTCGACCTCGGCGACGTGCTCTTCTGCGACCCCTGGGAAACCCTCCTCCTCACCGAACACGCCGGCCTGGCCGACCGGTTGGGCCTCGATCGTGACCAAGTCGCCGAGACCGGCCGGAAGTTGTGGCACCGCTTCAGCCTCCGCGAGACCGATGAACAGGACTACTGGAAGGCGCTGTCCCGCAGACTGCGCCTCCCCGTTTCCCCCTTCCTCATAAGAGAGTTGGAGGAGACCCTGCTCGTCGCCAACCCGGCGGCGGAGACCATGCTCTCCGCCGCCGCGACCCACCGCGTCGGCATCGTCTCCAATAACACGACCTTCTGGTACGCCAAACAGTCCGGCCGCCTCCGCCTCGACAAGTGGATCGACCCGGAGTTGGTGTTCCTCTCCTGCCGCGAGGGCGTCTCCAAAGGCACCCCCGGCCAAGGGCTCTTCGAACGCGCCGCCCAGCACCTCGACCCCGCGACCACGCTCGTCGTCGAGGACCGCCCCCGCAACCTGGCCCGCGCCCACGCGGCCGGCTTCCGCACCCTGGCGTACTCGTTCTCAGCCACCTCGGGTGCCTTGCCGCCGGAGGTGCTGGAAAACATCAGGGGATGA
- a CDS encoding proline dehydrogenase family protein encodes MLGPVILAASRSDRMRRLVTAAPVTRQVVDRFIAGETVDDVVPIVRDLTAKGLELTLDVVGEDITTPEQATAARDAYLLLIDRLGALGLGERAEVSVKLSMFGQALPDGHDIAHRNVRRVVEAADAIGTTVTLDAEDHTTLDSMFAIHEDLRRDFPKTGCVIQAYLFRTEADARRLAASGSRVRLVKGAYKEPAEVAYQDKREIDKAYVRILRVLMDGDCYPMVGSHDPRLISIAQELAHRAQRKPDEYEFQMLYGIRGEEHLRLAAEGHRMRVYTAYGTDWYGYFMRRLAEKPANLRFFVRSTLTKH; translated from the coding sequence GTGCTGGGTCCCGTGATTCTCGCCGCCTCGCGCAGCGACCGGATGCGACGCCTGGTGACGGCGGCCCCGGTCACCAGGCAGGTCGTCGACCGCTTCATCGCGGGCGAGACCGTCGACGACGTCGTCCCGATCGTCCGCGACCTCACCGCGAAGGGCCTGGAGCTGACCCTCGACGTCGTCGGCGAGGACATCACGACGCCCGAGCAGGCGACGGCCGCCCGCGACGCCTACCTCCTGCTGATCGACCGCCTCGGCGCGCTCGGCCTCGGCGAGCGGGCCGAGGTCTCCGTCAAGCTCTCGATGTTCGGCCAGGCCCTGCCGGACGGCCACGACATCGCCCACCGCAACGTCCGCCGCGTCGTCGAGGCCGCCGACGCCATCGGGACGACGGTGACGCTGGACGCCGAGGACCACACCACCCTCGACTCGATGTTCGCGATCCACGAGGACCTGCGCCGCGACTTCCCGAAGACCGGCTGCGTCATCCAGGCGTACCTGTTCCGTACCGAGGCCGACGCCCGCCGCCTCGCCGCGAGCGGCAGCCGCGTCCGCCTGGTCAAGGGCGCCTACAAGGAGCCCGCCGAGGTCGCGTACCAGGACAAGCGCGAGATCGACAAGGCGTACGTCCGCATCCTGCGCGTGCTGATGGACGGCGACTGCTACCCGATGGTCGGCTCCCACGACCCCCGCCTGATCTCCATCGCCCAGGAACTCGCCCACCGCGCCCAGCGCAAGCCCGACGAGTACGAGTTCCAGATGCTGTACGGCATCCGCGGCGAGGAACACCTGCGGCTGGCCGCCGAGGGGCACCGGATGCGCGTCTACACCGCGTACGGGACGGACTGGTACGGGTACTTCATGCGACGCCTCGCGGAGAAGCCGGCGAACCTGCGCTTCTTCGTCCGCTCGACGCTCACCAAGCACTGA
- the pruA gene encoding L-glutamate gamma-semialdehyde dehydrogenase produces MDAVTQVPTPVNEPVRGYAPGSPERARLEAKLKELADNPIDLPCTIGGEKRMGGGDAFDVVQPHNHRAVLGTYRNATQQDARDAIDAALAAAPAWRAMAFDDRAAIILRAAELLAGPWRETIAASTMLGQSKTVQQAEIDTPCELVDFWRFNVHYARQILAEQPPANSPGVWNRLDHRPLEGFVYAITPFNFSAIAGNLPTAPALMGNVVVWKPSPTQTHAAVLLMRLLEEAGLPKGVINLVTGDGIAVSEVALEHRDLAGIHFTGSTKTFQYLWKTVGANIEKYRAYPRLVGETGGKDFVVAHPSADRAVLKTALTRGAFEYQGQKCSATSRAYIPASIWNDGFREEFAAEVDGITMGDVTDLSHFIGAVIDERAFAKNKAAIDRAKQDPACTIVAGGTYDDSVGYFVRPTVVECTDPANEVFRTEYFGPFLAVHVYEDEKYDEMLTQMESVSDYALTGSVIAGDRAAAAHTMDKLRYAAGNFYINDKSTGAVVGQQPFGGGRASGTNDKAGAPQNLTRWTLTRAIKETLVAPTDYTYPHMG; encoded by the coding sequence ATGGACGCTGTGACCCAGGTCCCCACCCCCGTCAACGAGCCGGTGCGCGGCTACGCCCCCGGCTCGCCCGAACGGGCCCGGCTGGAAGCGAAGTTGAAGGAGCTGGCCGACAACCCGATCGACCTGCCCTGCACGATCGGCGGCGAGAAGCGGATGGGCGGCGGTGACGCCTTCGACGTCGTCCAGCCCCACAACCACCGTGCCGTTCTCGGGACTTACCGCAACGCCACCCAGCAGGACGCCCGCGACGCCATCGACGCGGCCCTCGCGGCGGCCCCCGCCTGGCGGGCGATGGCCTTCGACGACCGTGCCGCGATCATCCTGCGCGCCGCCGAACTCCTCGCCGGGCCCTGGCGGGAGACGATCGCCGCGTCCACGATGCTCGGCCAGTCGAAGACCGTCCAGCAGGCCGAGATCGACACGCCCTGCGAACTCGTCGACTTCTGGCGCTTCAACGTCCACTACGCCCGCCAGATCCTCGCCGAGCAGCCCCCGGCGAACTCCCCGGGCGTCTGGAACCGTCTCGACCACCGCCCGCTGGAGGGGTTCGTCTACGCGATCACTCCCTTCAACTTCAGCGCGATCGCGGGCAACCTGCCGACCGCGCCGGCCCTGATGGGCAACGTCGTCGTGTGGAAGCCGTCCCCGACGCAGACCCACGCGGCCGTCCTCCTCATGCGGCTCCTCGAAGAGGCGGGACTGCCCAAGGGCGTCATCAACCTCGTCACCGGCGACGGCATCGCCGTCTCCGAAGTCGCCCTGGAACACCGCGACTTGGCGGGCATCCACTTCACCGGCTCCACCAAGACCTTCCAGTACCTGTGGAAGACGGTCGGCGCCAACATCGAGAAGTACCGCGCCTATCCGCGCCTCGTCGGCGAGACCGGCGGCAAGGACTTCGTCGTCGCCCACCCCAGCGCCGACCGCGCGGTCCTCAAGACGGCGCTCACGCGCGGCGCGTTCGAGTACCAGGGCCAGAAGTGTTCGGCGACCTCCCGCGCCTACATCCCGGCCTCCATCTGGAACGACGGTTTCCGCGAGGAGTTCGCCGCCGAGGTCGACGGCATCACCATGGGCGACGTCACCGACCTGTCCCACTTCATCGGCGCCGTCATCGACGAGCGCGCCTTCGCCAAGAACAAGGCCGCCATCGACCGGGCGAAGCAGGACCCGGCGTGCACGATCGTCGCGGGCGGCACGTACGACGACTCGGTCGGCTATTTCGTCCGTCCGACGGTCGTCGAGTGCACCGACCCCGCCAACGAGGTGTTCCGCACCGAGTACTTCGGCCCGTTCCTCGCGGTGCACGTCTACGAGGACGAGAAGTACGACGAGATGTTGACGCAGATGGAGTCGGTCTCCGACTACGCGCTCACGGGCTCCGTCATCGCCGGTGACCGCGCGGCGGCGGCCCACACGATGGACAAACTCCGGTACGCCGCCGGGAACTTCTACATCAACGACAAGTCCACCGGCGCGGTCGTCGGCCAGCAGCCCTTCGGCGGTGGGCGAGCCTCCGGCACCAACGACAAGGCCGGGGCCCCGCAGAACCTCACCCGCTGGACCCTGACCCGGGCCATCAAGGAGACCCTGGTGGCACCGACCGACTACACGTACCCGCACATGGGCTGA
- a CDS encoding ABC transporter ATP-binding protein, producing the protein MRISFSGVEAVRGVSFDVLPGEVLALVGESGAGKSLTARALLGMLPREAVRSGSVEPELSRQRGRRIALVPQDALSALSPVHPVGDQLAAAVRSVRRVSRGEARALAVAALERVGIADAARRARAYPHEFSGGMRQRAVIAMATINEPEILVADEPTTALDEERRELVLGLLRAQPSALVLVTHDVEAVRRHADRVLVMYAGRLVEAGGVERVLEAPRAPYTAGLLASLPRPGGPKRLPVLAGHPPLPGAVAAGCAFAPRCSFAAPECGVSEPELREGDGRLVACHHWELV; encoded by the coding sequence ATGCGCATCTCCTTCTCCGGCGTCGAGGCCGTCCGCGGCGTCTCCTTCGACGTGCTGCCCGGTGAAGTCCTCGCGCTCGTCGGGGAGTCGGGCGCCGGGAAGTCGCTGACGGCTCGGGCGCTGCTCGGCATGCTGCCGAGGGAGGCGGTGCGATCGGGTTCCGTGGAGCCGGAGTTGTCGCGTCAGCGGGGGCGGCGGATCGCGCTCGTGCCGCAGGACGCGCTGTCGGCGCTGTCGCCCGTGCACCCCGTCGGTGACCAACTCGCCGCCGCCGTACGGTCGGTGCGGCGCGTCTCGCGCGGGGAGGCCCGTGCGCTGGCCGTCGCCGCGCTGGAGCGGGTCGGGATCGCGGACGCGGCGCGCCGGGCGCGGGCGTATCCGCACGAGTTCTCCGGCGGGATGCGGCAGCGGGCGGTCATCGCGATGGCGACGATCAACGAGCCGGAGATCCTGGTGGCCGACGAGCCGACGACCGCGCTGGACGAGGAGCGCCGGGAGCTGGTCCTCGGGCTGCTGCGGGCGCAGCCGTCCGCGCTGGTGCTGGTCACGCACGACGTGGAGGCCGTGCGTCGGCACGCGGACCGGGTGCTGGTGATGTACGCGGGCCGGCTGGTCGAAGCCGGGGGCGTGGAGCGGGTGTTGGAGGCGCCGCGCGCGCCTTACACGGCCGGGCTGCTGGCCTCGCTGCCCCGGCCCGGGGGTCCGAAGCGGCTGCCGGTGCTGGCCGGCCACCCCCCGTTGCCGGGGGCCGTGGCGGCGGGGTGCGCGTTCGCGCCGCGCTGTTCGTTCGCGGCGCCGGAGTGCGGAGTGTCGGAGCCCGAACTGCGGGAGGGCGACGGGCGGTTGGTCGCGTGTCATCACTGGGAGCTGGTGTGA
- a CDS encoding ABC transporter substrate-binding protein: MRLPARRLLPASALAAASMMLVSGCFTGSPGTSDGEGKRIRVAMMLPPRSALSPLSDDAFKLSRWSTAETLVKLDADGDAQPALATKWTHSGRSWTFTLRDGVTFHDGTKLDAAAVVRSLTKAAGASPKPRILDGVELTVRASGNDVVVTTGDEDPLLPQRLSSPQLSILAAKAYTGRTVNPVGAGTGAFKLVTVNGTSSAALDRYDGYWGTKAKAPGIDVKFVPDGTARAAALRSGEADIVEAVPVSQAALLDQKLITEVPMPRTNTLYLNTSSGPFKDASLRAAARQAIDAKSIVQGVYEGRADVAQGLLGPALPWAAGLRKPVTRAAAGQPKGASVTIGTFTDRAELPEVAAALQQQLQKAGFKVKLEVREYSAIEADALAGKFDAFILSRATVLDSGDPVAYLYSDFASDGSFNIAQLENPTVDAALRKAGEAPTGDVRRAAVIAGEASVLATDAAVPMLHERVIQGDAAGVVDAAHDPRERELITPGTYVK; encoded by the coding sequence GTGCGCCTGCCCGCTCGCCGCCTGCTCCCCGCTTCTGCTCTCGCGGCGGCGTCGATGATGCTCGTCTCCGGCTGCTTCACCGGCTCGCCCGGGACGAGCGACGGCGAGGGCAAGCGCATACGCGTCGCGATGATGCTGCCGCCCAGATCGGCGCTGTCCCCGCTGTCCGACGACGCGTTCAAGCTGTCGCGCTGGTCGACGGCGGAGACGCTGGTGAAGCTCGACGCCGACGGCGACGCCCAACCCGCGCTCGCCACCAAGTGGACGCACTCCGGCCGGAGTTGGACGTTCACCCTGCGCGACGGCGTCACCTTCCACGACGGCACGAAGCTGGACGCCGCCGCCGTGGTGAGGTCGCTCACGAAGGCCGCCGGCGCCTCCCCCAAGCCGCGCATCCTGGACGGCGTCGAGCTGACCGTACGGGCGTCCGGCAACGATGTCGTCGTCACGACCGGCGACGAGGACCCCCTCCTCCCCCAGCGGCTCAGCTCGCCCCAGCTGTCGATCCTCGCGGCGAAGGCGTACACGGGGAGGACGGTCAACCCCGTCGGCGCCGGGACCGGGGCGTTCAAGCTGGTCACCGTGAACGGGACGTCGTCCGCCGCCCTCGACCGGTACGACGGGTACTGGGGCACCAAGGCCAAGGCCCCCGGCATCGACGTGAAGTTCGTGCCGGACGGCACCGCGCGGGCCGCCGCGCTGCGCAGTGGCGAGGCGGACATCGTGGAGGCGGTGCCGGTGTCGCAGGCCGCGCTCCTCGACCAGAAGCTGATCACCGAGGTGCCGATGCCGCGCACCAACACCCTTTACCTGAACACCTCTTCGGGCCCCTTCAAGGACGCCTCGCTGCGGGCCGCCGCCCGGCAGGCGATCGACGCGAAGTCCATCGTGCAGGGCGTCTACGAGGGCCGCGCGGACGTCGCCCAGGGGCTGCTCGGACCGGCGCTGCCCTGGGCCGCCGGACTGCGCAAGCCGGTGACGCGCGCTGCCGCCGGGCAGCCGAAGGGGGCGAGCGTCACGATCGGGACGTTCACCGACCGCGCCGAGCTGCCCGAGGTGGCCGCGGCTCTCCAACAGCAGCTCCAGAAGGCCGGGTTCAAGGTCAAGCTGGAGGTGCGGGAGTACTCGGCGATCGAAGCGGACGCGCTGGCCGGGAAGTTCGACGCGTTCATCCTGTCGCGGGCGACCGTGCTGGACTCCGGGGACCCCGTCGCGTACCTCTACAGCGACTTCGCGTCCGACGGCTCCTTCAACATCGCCCAGCTCGAGAACCCCACCGTGGACGCCGCGCTGCGCAAGGCCGGGGAGGCGCCGACCGGTGACGTGCGGCGGGCCGCGGTCATCGCCGGCGAGGCGTCCGTGCTGGCGACCGACGCCGCTGTGCCGATGCTGCACGAGCGGGTCATCCAGGGTGACGCGGCCGGGGTCGTGGACGCCGCGCACGACCCCCGGGAGCGGGAGCTGATCACGCCGGGTACGTACGTCAAGTGA